From Drosophila nasuta strain 15112-1781.00 chromosome X, ASM2355853v1, whole genome shotgun sequence, one genomic window encodes:
- the LOC132795065 gene encoding uncharacterized protein LOC132795065, with protein MRKQATWLTALLMLACSCSTLLQLVQANDDSDEVMTMKMSEVVDLLMPFGQSCDPVPERVHLEEMVLNKDDASHPSKCFRRCMLMQFELMPEGEKLYDGAKTNEMMNMMFPDKEEQSRLITAKCNQASGLTDECEIAHSIAMCMLREMRVAAYKIPEIKD; from the exons ATGAGAAAGCAAGCGACCTGGTTGACCGCACTACTGATGCTGGCCTGTAGCTGTAGCACATTGTTGCAGCTAGTCCAAGCCAACGATGACTCCGACGAGGTGATGACCATGAAGATGAGCGAAGTGGTCGATCTGCTGATGCCTTTTGGGCAAAGTTGTGATCCGGTCCCGGAGCGAG TGCATCTGGAGGAGATGGTGTTGAACAAGGACGATGCCTCGCATCCGAGCAAATGCTTCCGCCGCTGCATGCTGATGCAGTTCGAGCTGATGCCCGAGGGCGAGAAGCTCTACGACGGCGCCAAGACCAATGAAATGATGAACATGATGTTTCCTGACAAGGAGGAGCAATCGCGCCTCATCACTGCGAAATGCAATCAGGCGAGCGGGTTAACCGATGA ATGCGAGATTGCGCATTCGATTGCCATGTGCATGCTGCGAGAAATGCGCGTTGCCGCCTATAAAATACCCGAGATCAAGGATTAG
- the LOC132795067 gene encoding ATP synthase membrane subunit K, mitochondrial, protein MSDQFKFNRIFDNNTVRGRANVAKATWASVGLIYVMVKMHRRNAKRREATKYCKGCQQKLFQ, encoded by the exons ATGTCGGACCAATTCAAGTTCAATCGCATCTTCGATAACAACACTGTGCGCGGACGCGctaat GTTGCCAAAGCCACCTGGGCCTCTGTGGGCCTCATCTATGTGATGGTTAAGATGCATCGCCGCAATGCAAAGCGTCGCGAAGCCACCAAATATTGCAAGGGCTGCCAGCAGAAGCTGTTCCAATAG
- the LOC132795066 gene encoding general odorant-binding protein 19a — protein MLIISRLNMRFDLLISYLLLGLPLCWAGATEEQMWAAGKLMRDVCFPKFPKVSVATADSIHDGVIPDDKDSKCYINCILEMMQTIKKGKLQLESSLKQVELLLPDKYKPSYRTGIDLCKDSTNGIKNNCDAGHALLTCLRANIDVFVFP, from the exons ATGCTGATCATATCACGTCTGAACATGAGATTCGATTTGCTGATCAGCTATCTACTGCTGGGATTACCGCTTTGCTGGGCCGGG GCGACAGAGGAGCAAATGTGGGCAGCAGGAAAACTTATGCGGGACGTTTGCTTCCCCAAGTTTCCGAAGGTGAGCGTTGCCACCGCTGATTCCATACACGATGGCGTCATTCCGGATGACAAGGACTCCAAGTGCTACATCAACTGCATTCTCGAGATGATGCAAACG ATCAAGAAGGGCAAGCTGCAGCTGGAGTCGTCGCTGAAGCAGGTGGAGCTCCTCTTGCCGGACAAGTACAAGCCGAGCTATCGCACGGGCATCGATCTGTGCAAAGACTCCACCAATGGCATCAAGAACAATTGTGATGCTGGCCACGCGCTGCTCACCTGCCTGCGTGCCAACATCGATGTCTTTGTGTTCCCCTAG
- the LOC132795063 gene encoding general odorant-binding protein 28a, giving the protein MTTIQLTLIAFIGYCTVLVEGQASAASGMSLPIPISTKGQAFDLGRLFGGKSGDPMWTLIDRNLPEVQQMIDQTKQSCMAKLQMTGPQRSLIREPRPTPKEKCLVECVLKGIGLMDSVSNRLNLQRVEQLTSKVTEDNKLAIALGCSLAQSCNRSINVPSNKPCEAAHQLNQCIGRHLDRNRVKLHW; this is encoded by the exons ATGACAACTATCCAACTTACGTTGATTGCTTTCATCGGCTATTGCACAGTCTTAGTCGAAGGACAGGCTTCAGCTGCGTCTGGGATGTCACTTCCGATTCCGATATCAACCAAGGGTCAGGCCTTCGACTTGGGTCGTCTGTTCGGCGGAAAAAGTGGGGACCCGATGTGGACGCTGATTGATCGCAATCTGCCCGAGGTGCAGCAGATGATCGATCAAACCAAGCAAAGCTGTATGGCCAAGCTGCAGATGACGGGGCCGCAGCGTTCGCTCATCCGAGAACCACGACCAACGCCCAAGGAGAAGTGCCTGGTGGAGTGTGTGCTGAAGGGCATTGGACTG ATGGACAGCGTGAGCAACCGTCTGAATTTGCAACGCGTGGAGCAGCTGACGAGCAAAGTGACCGAGGACAATAAGCTGGCCATTGCTCTAGGCTGCAGTCTGGCTCAAAGTTGCAATCGCTCGATCAATGTGCCATCGAATAAGCCCTGCGAAGCGGCCCATCAGCTGAACCAGTGCATCGGTCGGCATCTGGATCGCAATCGGGTCAAGCTGCACTGGTAG
- the LOC132796213 gene encoding nose resistant to fluoxetine protein 6-like, translating to MIRLLIVLLLGTIAAANVQRGLGLSYLGLEFYRQLENFTLADVDTQCAQDLAQVQLALGNNTNWALKMLDSWGSLPSGVLEGNTRSLGNYDECLRINQQISTDYTLQGKYCFARLPVGQLFQSTSNANIAVCFPTTCDSTDMDILLRQLMEQLGLEVDETAVLVTESTCKTTGREPFDWLTIFTIVLCSVLGLFVLLATLYDYFFCEDPSQLPQLIKAFSARVNSGALFRISNNSNPNMINCLHGLRCMSLIWVIFGHDYIIALKSPNINRMDMFTWGATPFRMFIQQCINAVDTFFFLSGMLVVSSQFRAMERGNGKLNIPKLYLNRYLRLTPVLGFAMLLYVKLLPYFGDGPIWGTTMFDDYSICNKNWYLTLLYVQNFFWDKCISHSWYLAVDMQLYLLSPIFLIALYRWGKKAAAAIVLLILVLSSYLFATMIVNNYSMQIRGDAVKRGEPFIYFPIHVRASTWLVGVLFGYFLYLTKGKRFQLNRLVVWTFWLLSLSFLLVTVMALEPYAGLNATPVPIVNEAFFLSLTRIAWPLALCWVVFACMQGYGGLANSFLASPLWQPLSKLSYCAYIFHIFFENLNSARTHTNTYFSDYDVMLRFWGDFGFTVLLSYVVYILVEAPCSTLVGWWLSDAKKPKPKPAIVPASTEAA from the exons ATGATAAGGTTGCTAATTGTCCTGCTGCTTGGCacaattgctgctgcaaatGTTCAGCGTGGATTAGGTCTGAGTTACTTGGGCTTGGAGTTCTATAGACAGCTGGAGAACTTCACCTTAGCGGACGTTGATACACAATGTGCTCAGGATCTCGCCCAGGTGCAGCTTGCCCTTGGCAACAATACCAATTGGGCGCTAAAAA TGCTCGATTCTTGGGGTTCACTGCCCTCGGGAGTGCTGGAGGGCAACACCAGAAGCTTGGGCAACTACGACGAGTGCCTGAGGATCAATCAACAAATTTCCACTGATTACACACTCCAGGGCAAGTACTGCTTTGCCAGGCTGCCTGTGGGTCAACTCTTTCAGAGCACATCGAATGCGAACATCGCCGTCTGTTTTCCCACCACCTGCGATAGCACCGACATGGACATCCTGCTGCGTCAGTTGATGGAACAACTCGGTCTTGAGGTGGATGAGACTGCAGTCCTGGTGACTGAAAGCACCTGTAAGACAACTGGACGCGAACCCTTCGACTGGCTCACGATATTCACGAT TGTCCTTTGCTCCGTTCTGGGACTGTTTGTTCTGCTGGCCACACTCTACGATTACTTCTTTTGTGAGGATCCAA GTCAACTTCCGCAACTGATTAAAGCGTTCTCAGCACGTGTCAACTCGGGAGCATTGTTTCGCATCTCGAACAACTCGAATCCGAATATGATCAACTGCCTGCATGGCTTGCGCTGCATGTCCCTCATCTGGGTTATCTTTGGTCATGACTACATTATCGCCCTCAAGTCGCCGAATATTAATCGCATGGATATGTTTACG TGGGGAGCAACACCTTTTCGCATGTTCATCCAGCAGTGTATCAATGCCGTGGACACTTTCTTCTTTCTCAGCGGCATGCTGGTGGTCAGCTCACAGTTCCGAGCCATGGAGCG GGGAAACGGCAAACTTAACATTCCGAAGCTATATTTGAATCGCTATCTGCGTCTCACGCCCGTTCTGGGCTTTGCCATGCTCCTCTACGTGAAGTTGTTGCCGTACTTCGGGGACGGACCCATCTGGGGCACCACCATGTTCGATGACTACAGCATTTGCAATAAGAACTGGTACCTGACGCTGCTCTACGTCCAGAACTTCTTCTGGGATAAG TGCATTTCCCATTCCTGGTACTTGGCTGTGGACATGCAGCTCTATTTGCTGTCCCCAATCTTTCTCATTGCCCTCTACAGATGGGGCAAGAAAGCAGCTGCGGCCATTGTGCTGCTCATTTTGGTGCTCAGCTCTTACCTCTTTGCAACAATGATTGTCAACAACTACTCCATGCAGATACGAGGCGATGCTGTCAAGAGGGGCGAGCCCTTCATCTATTTTCCGATCCATGTGCGCGCCTCAACGTGGCTGGTGGGCGTCCTCTTCGGCTACTTTCTCTACCTAACTAAGGGCAAACGCTTCCAGTTGAATCGCCTCGTCGTGTGGACTTTTTGGTTGCTTAGCTTGAGCTTCCTGCTCGTCACCGTGATGGCCCTGGAACCCTATGCGGGCCTCAACGCCACGCCCGTGCCCATTGTGAATGAGGCCTTCTTCCTCAGTCTCACACGCATCGCTTGGCCTCTGGCTCTCTGCTGGGTGGTCTTTGCCTGCATGCAGGGTTATGGTGGGTTGGCCAACAGCTTCCTCGCCTCACCTCTCTGGCAGCCGCTGTCGAAGCTCTCCTATTGCGCCTACATCTTTCACATATTCTTTGAGAACCTCAACTCGGcacgcactcacacaaacacctATTTCTCCGACTACGATGTG ATGCTGCGATTCTGGGGCGACTTTGGCTTCACGGTGCTGCTCTCCTACGTCGTCTACATTCTGGTCGAAGCCCCTTGCTCTACTTTGGTAGGCTGGTGGCTCTCGGACGCGAAAAAGCCCAAGCCAAAGCCTGCAATAGTGCCAGCGAGCACAGAAGCTGCCTAG